Proteins encoded by one window of Massilia sp. NR 4-1:
- the dusB gene encoding tRNA dihydrouridine synthase DusB: MQIGPHQLRNNVFVAPMAGVTDRPFRQLCKELGAGYAVSEMAASNPRLWASEKSARRTDHAGEMEPKAVQIAGADPQDLADCAKFNVDRGAQIIDINMGCPVKKVCNNWCGSALLQHEDLVERILHAVVGAVDVPVTLKFRTGWNRENKNALNIARIAEQAGIQMLTLHGRTRADGYTGDAEYDTIAAVKTAVKIPVVANGDITTPEKARYVLDKTGADAVMIGRAAQGRPWIFREIAHFLATGTHLPPPLVAEVRQLMSEHLQAHYAFYGDFLGVRTARKHIGWYVRDLAGGEDFRQEMNKLESTTEQLRAVDQFFESQWKYGERLQYRLAEEMLAA; this comes from the coding sequence GTGCAAATCGGACCCCATCAGCTGCGCAACAACGTCTTTGTCGCCCCCATGGCGGGCGTCACGGACCGTCCCTTCCGCCAATTGTGCAAGGAGCTGGGCGCGGGCTATGCGGTGTCCGAGATGGCGGCCTCGAATCCGCGCCTGTGGGCCAGCGAAAAGAGTGCGCGCCGCACCGACCACGCCGGGGAGATGGAACCGAAGGCGGTGCAGATCGCCGGCGCCGACCCGCAGGACCTGGCCGACTGCGCCAAGTTCAATGTCGACCGCGGCGCCCAGATCATCGACATCAATATGGGTTGTCCGGTGAAAAAGGTGTGCAATAACTGGTGCGGTTCGGCCCTGTTGCAGCATGAAGACCTGGTCGAACGCATCCTGCACGCCGTGGTGGGCGCGGTCGACGTGCCCGTCACCCTGAAATTCCGCACCGGCTGGAACCGGGAAAACAAGAATGCCCTGAACATCGCCCGCATTGCCGAGCAGGCCGGCATCCAGATGCTGACCCTGCACGGCCGCACGCGCGCCGACGGCTACACGGGCGATGCCGAGTATGACACCATCGCCGCCGTCAAAACGGCGGTGAAGATTCCGGTGGTGGCCAATGGCGACATCACGACGCCGGAAAAAGCCCGTTACGTGCTGGATAAGACCGGCGCCGACGCCGTGATGATCGGCCGCGCGGCCCAGGGCCGGCCCTGGATTTTCCGCGAGATCGCGCATTTCCTGGCCACCGGCACGCATCTGCCGCCGCCGCTGGTGGCCGAGGTGCGCCAGCTGATGAGCGAGCACTTGCAGGCACATTACGCCTTCTACGGCGACTTCCTCGGCGTGCGCACGGCGCGCAAGCATATCGGTTGGTATGTGCGCGACCTGGCCGGCGGCGAAGATTTCCGTCAAGAAATGAATAAGCTGGAATCGACAACGGAGCAGCTGCGCGCCGTCGATCAGTTCTTTGAATCCCAATGGAAGTATGGCGAGCGGTTACAATACCGCCTCGCCGAAGAAATGCTGGCCGCTTAA
- the tyrS gene encoding tyrosine--tRNA ligase, protein MDITSSATAKASAPQLPLSERVQEALAIAKRGVDELLIESEFAQKLARSEQTGVPLRIKLGLDPTAPDLHLGHTVVLNKMRQLQNLGHQVIFLIGDFTSMIGDPSGRNVTRPPLTREQIELNAQTYFKQASLVLDPAKTEIRYNSEWCDPLGARGMIQLASRYTVARMMERDDFSKRFKNGTPISVHEFLYPLMQGYDSVALKSDLELGGTDQKFNLLVGRELQKDWGQEPQCILTMPLLEGLDGVEKMSKSKNNYIGITEPANTMFAKVMSISDVMMWRYYELLSWRSIADIAALKAEIEGGKNPRDAKVAIAQEIVARFHSQQAAEDALADFVNRSKGGIPDDVPEVSLSGAPAGLAQLLKQANLCASTSEAMRMIEQGGVRIDSTVVSDKGLKVEAGTFVLQVGKRKFARVTLTA, encoded by the coding sequence ATGGATATAACCTCCTCCGCGACCGCCAAGGCGAGCGCCCCCCAACTGCCCCTGAGCGAGCGTGTGCAGGAAGCGCTGGCGATCGCCAAGCGCGGCGTCGACGAGCTGCTGATCGAAAGCGAATTCGCGCAAAAGCTGGCGCGTTCCGAACAGACGGGCGTGCCGCTGCGCATCAAGCTGGGCCTGGACCCGACGGCGCCGGACTTGCACCTGGGCCACACCGTGGTGCTCAACAAGATGCGCCAGCTGCAAAACCTGGGCCACCAGGTGATCTTCCTGATCGGCGACTTCACTTCGATGATCGGCGACCCGTCCGGCCGCAACGTCACGCGCCCGCCGCTGACGCGCGAACAGATCGAACTGAACGCTCAGACCTATTTCAAGCAGGCCTCGCTGGTGCTCGACCCGGCGAAAACGGAAATCCGCTACAACTCCGAGTGGTGCGATCCGCTGGGCGCGCGCGGCATGATCCAGCTCGCCTCGCGCTACACCGTGGCGCGCATGATGGAGCGCGACGATTTCAGCAAGCGCTTCAAGAATGGGACGCCGATTTCGGTCCACGAGTTCCTCTACCCGCTGATGCAGGGCTACGACTCGGTGGCCCTGAAGTCCGACCTGGAGCTGGGCGGCACCGACCAGAAATTCAATCTGCTGGTGGGCCGCGAGCTGCAGAAGGACTGGGGCCAGGAGCCGCAGTGCATCCTCACCATGCCCCTGCTGGAAGGCCTGGATGGCGTGGAAAAGATGTCCAAGTCCAAGAACAATTACATCGGCATCACGGAACCGGCCAACACCATGTTCGCCAAGGTGATGAGCATTTCCGACGTGATGATGTGGCGCTACTACGAGCTGCTGTCCTGGCGCTCGATCGCCGACATCGCCGCGCTGAAGGCCGAAATCGAAGGCGGCAAGAACCCGCGCGACGCCAAGGTGGCGATCGCCCAGGAAATCGTGGCGCGCTTCCACTCGCAGCAGGCGGCCGAGGATGCGCTGGCCGACTTCGTCAACCGTTCCAAAGGCGGCATCCCGGACGACGTGCCGGAAGTGAGCCTGAGCGGCGCCCCGGCCGGCCTGGCCCAGCTGCTGAAACAAGCCAATCTGTGCGCCTCGACCTCGGAAGCCATGCGCATGATCGAGCAGGGTGGGGTGCGCATCGACAGCACCGTGGTCAGCGACAAGGGCTTGAAAGTCGAAGCCGGCACCTTCGTGCTGCAAGTGGGCAAGCGCAAGTTCGCGCGCGTGACCCTGACGGCATGA
- the ruvB gene encoding Holliday junction branch migration DNA helicase RuvB encodes MSIQTDDFTPQRIIDAAPSSPNEEAIERALRPKHLDEYVGQSKIRDQLEIFITAARKRSEALDHTLLFGPPGLGKTTLANIIAREMGVNLRQTSGPVLERPGDLAAILTNLEANDVLFIDEIHRLSPVVEEILYPALEDYQIDIMIGEGPAARSVKLDLQPFTLVGATTRAGMLTNPLRDRFGIVARLEFYTVPELAKIVTRSAALLKANIDADGAVEIARRARGTPRIANRLLRRVRDYAEVKSNGDITKELADAALVMLDVDHVGFDVMDRKLLEAVLYKFGGGPVGIGNLAAAIGEAADTIEDVLEPYLIQQGFLQRTPRGRVATAAAYMHFGVTPPRTNPTGDLWDN; translated from the coding sequence ATGAGCATCCAGACCGACGATTTCACGCCCCAGCGCATCATCGATGCCGCGCCATCCTCGCCCAACGAGGAAGCCATCGAACGCGCGCTGCGGCCCAAGCACCTCGATGAATACGTCGGGCAGAGCAAGATCCGCGACCAGCTGGAAATCTTCATCACCGCCGCGCGCAAGCGCAGCGAGGCGCTCGACCACACCTTGCTGTTCGGGCCTCCGGGCCTGGGCAAGACCACGCTGGCCAATATCATCGCGCGCGAGATGGGTGTGAATCTGCGCCAGACTTCGGGGCCGGTGCTGGAGCGTCCCGGCGACCTGGCCGCGATCCTGACCAATCTGGAAGCGAACGATGTGCTCTTCATCGACGAGATCCACCGCCTGTCGCCGGTGGTCGAAGAGATCCTGTACCCGGCGCTGGAAGACTACCAGATCGATATCATGATCGGTGAAGGCCCGGCGGCGCGCTCGGTCAAGCTCGACCTGCAACCGTTCACCCTGGTGGGCGCCACTACGCGCGCCGGCATGCTGACCAATCCCTTGCGTGACCGCTTCGGCATCGTGGCGCGGCTGGAGTTCTACACCGTGCCCGAACTGGCCAAGATCGTCACGCGCAGCGCGGCCCTGCTGAAAGCGAATATCGACGCCGACGGCGCCGTTGAAATCGCCCGCCGTGCGCGCGGCACGCCGCGTATCGCCAACCGCCTGCTGCGCCGCGTGCGCGACTACGCGGAGGTGAAGAGCAATGGCGATATCACCAAGGAGCTGGCCGATGCCGCGCTGGTGATGCTTGACGTCGACCACGTCGGTTTCGACGTGATGGACCGCAAGCTGCTCGAAGCGGTGCTGTACAAATTCGGCGGCGGCCCGGTCGGCATCGGCAATCTTGCCGCCGCCATCGGCGAGGCGGCTGATACCATCGAGGATGTGCTGGAGCCTTATCTGATCCAGCAAGGCTTCCTGCAGCGCACCCCGCGCGGCCGTGTCGCCACTGCCGCCGCCTATATGCATTTCGGCGTGACGCCCCCGCGCACCAATCCGACCGGGGATCTGTGGGATAACTGA
- a CDS encoding histidine phosphatase family protein, whose amino-acid sequence MSTEILLIRHGETAWNAVRRLQGHIDIALNEAGLRQAGALAQALAGEPLAAIVASDLQRALQTAEAVAASHHLPVHADPALRERGYGAFEGMLYTEIEAAYPADFAAWQAREVDACMPAGERLAESFRQFYARSTAAIAHWAVRYPGQRIAVVAHGGVLECAYRAATGMALDRPRDFQIKNASVNRFVWDGAQLRLAQWGDTSHLAALALDDVI is encoded by the coding sequence ATGTCTACTGAAATTCTGTTGATCCGCCATGGCGAGACGGCGTGGAACGCCGTGCGCCGCCTGCAAGGCCATATCGATATTGCCCTCAACGAAGCCGGCCTGCGCCAGGCCGGCGCGCTGGCGCAGGCCCTGGCCGGCGAGCCGCTGGCCGCCATCGTCGCCAGCGACCTGCAGCGCGCGCTGCAGACGGCCGAGGCGGTGGCCGCCAGCCACCACTTGCCGGTGCATGCCGACCCGGCCCTGCGCGAGCGCGGCTACGGCGCTTTCGAGGGCATGTTGTATACCGAGATCGAAGCGGCCTATCCGGCCGACTTTGCGGCTTGGCAGGCGCGCGAGGTGGATGCCTGCATGCCGGCCGGCGAGCGCCTGGCCGAGAGTTTCCGCCAGTTTTACGCGCGCAGCACGGCCGCCATCGCCCACTGGGCGGTGCGTTATCCGGGCCAGCGCATCGCCGTGGTGGCCCATGGCGGCGTGCTGGAGTGCGCTTACCGCGCCGCCACCGGCATGGCGCTGGACCGGCCGCGCGATTTCCAGATCAAGAACGCCAGCGTCAACCGTTTTGTCTGGGACGGCGCCCAGCTGCGCCTGGCGCAGTGGGGCGACACCAGCCACCTGGCTGCACTGGCGCTCGACGATGTAATTTGA
- a CDS encoding PEP-CTERM sorting domain-containing protein, with protein MIALPAKADIVTYNFTAKIETLTEYTNSLSNPMPVSNAVVRGENLSLGNAVKGSFTYDTTTRRASSQPEPKNGQVSTIYSDSFAANTLNFTFDKTKLNFHFNNDSFLVPEIHVENGSYDSLSYIYSTLQDSIHNFVKLSFSGSGDIFSDTALPATIPLDKINYDPYDFYYVFSDYSGTSRRILKVRGQFSSVELVSITPVPEPRGYLMLLAGLAGVGLIARRRQVRR; from the coding sequence ATGATTGCTTTGCCTGCCAAAGCAGATATCGTCACATACAATTTTACGGCGAAGATTGAAACGCTGACCGAGTACACCAATAGCCTCAGCAATCCGATGCCGGTAAGCAACGCCGTAGTAAGAGGCGAAAACCTTTCTTTGGGCAACGCCGTCAAAGGCAGTTTCACATATGACACGACAACTCGCAGGGCCAGCTCGCAACCCGAGCCGAAAAACGGGCAAGTTTCTACCATTTACAGTGATTCATTCGCAGCAAACACGCTGAACTTCACTTTTGATAAGACCAAATTAAATTTTCATTTTAACAATGACAGTTTTTTGGTGCCTGAAATTCACGTCGAAAATGGTTCCTATGACTCTCTCTCATACATTTACTCGACCTTACAGGACTCAATACATAACTTCGTTAAGCTTAGTTTCTCGGGGAGCGGTGACATTTTCTCTGACACTGCTCTGCCTGCAACCATACCTTTAGATAAAATCAATTATGATCCGTATGATTTTTACTACGTTTTTTCTGATTATTCCGGCACCTCTAGGCGGATTTTGAAGGTAAGAGGGCAGTTCTCCTCCGTTGAACTGGTCTCTATCACTCCGGTGCCTGAGCCAAGGGGTTATCTCATGTTGTTGGCAGGACTGGCTGGAGTGGGCCTAATTGCACGCCGCCGCCAAGTTCGCCGCTAA
- the dtd gene encoding D-aminoacyl-tRNA deacylase — MIALLQRVTQAKVVVDGAVIGAIDAGLMVLVCAERGDTEKEADALLHKLLGYRVFADEAGKMNRSVTDTGGGLLLVPQFTLAADTKSGTRPSFTPAAAPEDGRRLFEHFVRQARAKHPIVETGQFGADMQVSLTNDGPVTFWLQTSAK; from the coding sequence ATGATCGCCCTGCTGCAGCGAGTCACCCAGGCCAAGGTGGTGGTCGATGGCGCCGTGATCGGCGCCATCGACGCCGGCCTGATGGTGCTGGTGTGCGCCGAGCGCGGCGACACGGAGAAGGAGGCGGACGCCCTGCTGCACAAGCTGCTGGGCTACCGCGTCTTCGCCGACGAGGCGGGCAAGATGAACCGCAGCGTGACGGACACCGGCGGCGGCCTGCTGCTGGTGCCACAGTTCACGCTGGCGGCCGACACCAAGTCCGGCACGCGGCCTTCGTTCACCCCGGCCGCCGCGCCGGAAGACGGGCGCCGCCTGTTCGAGCATTTCGTGCGCCAGGCGCGCGCAAAGCATCCTATTGTGGAGACGGGGCAGTTCGGCGCCGATATGCAGGTGTCGCTGACCAATGACGGCCCGGTCACGTTCTGGCTGCAAACCAGTGCTAAATAA
- the ruvA gene encoding Holliday junction branch migration protein RuvA produces MIGRLSGVLLEKNPPQLLVDVQGVGYEVDVPMSTFYNLPGVGERVVLFTHQAIREDAHLLFGFGNAEERAVFRQLIKISGVGARTALSILSGMSIADLAQAVTLQEAGRLIKVPGIGKKTAERLLLELKGKLGADIGAGGAHAVPDSQSDILNALLALGYSDKEALQALKTVPAGSSVSDGIKQALKALSKG; encoded by the coding sequence ATGATCGGACGACTCTCCGGGGTTCTGCTTGAAAAAAATCCGCCGCAACTGCTGGTTGACGTGCAGGGCGTGGGTTATGAAGTCGATGTGCCGATGAGCACCTTCTACAACCTGCCTGGCGTGGGCGAGCGCGTGGTGCTGTTCACGCACCAGGCCATCCGCGAGGACGCCCACCTGCTGTTCGGCTTCGGCAATGCCGAGGAGCGCGCCGTGTTCCGCCAACTCATCAAGATCAGCGGCGTGGGCGCGCGCACCGCGCTGTCCATCCTGTCCGGCATGTCGATCGCCGACCTGGCCCAGGCCGTGACCTTGCAGGAAGCGGGCCGTCTGATCAAGGTGCCCGGCATCGGCAAGAAGACCGCCGAGCGCCTGCTGCTCGAATTGAAGGGCAAGCTGGGCGCCGACATCGGCGCGGGTGGCGCGCATGCGGTGCCCGATTCGCAGAGCGACATCCTGAACGCGCTGCTCGCTTTGGGGTATTCTGACAAGGAAGCGCTGCAGGCGCTGAAGACGGTGCCGGCCGGGTCCTCCGTTTCGGACGGCATCAAGCAGGCGCTGAAAGCGCTGTCCAAGGGTTAA
- a CDS encoding M23 family metallopeptidase yields the protein MNPINKFTSSGLFNLLGSTRKARIVSASALFLAVCAFGAAGVAPLAPDASDLPVKSIAQDLQLPNLSTQIAALEQQQPNQQYVHEEKIRAGDTLATLLRRLGVEDSAAENFIKKDKVARGVMQLKTGKRVQAQTDEEGNLLWLRATVVDGKDVPVKNLSIVRKGDSFTAEEVAAKLERRVEMHAREITSTLFAATDSSADGSKLPDSVVQQIVEMFSTSIDFRSDLKRGDRFNVVYETFWQDGEFVRAGRILAGEFTNRGVTYQSVWFEDPASKQGGGYYSFDGKALKKAFLKSPLEFSRISSGFSMRVHPLSGNWKQHKGIDFAAAQGTPIRASGDGVIDFQGVQGGYGNLVVVKHWSNYSTAYAHMSRFSSNLRKGSKVSQGDVIGYVGSTGWSTGAHLHYEFRVGGQAQDPTKLNITAQAPLTTAELARFRTVSSDMMHRFALLRPNGGGGTSRVAAK from the coding sequence ATGAACCCTATAAACAAGTTCACAAGCTCCGGCTTGTTCAATCTGCTAGGCTCGACGCGCAAGGCGCGTATCGTCAGCGCTTCCGCCCTGTTTCTGGCGGTGTGCGCTTTCGGTGCGGCCGGCGTGGCTCCGCTCGCCCCCGACGCGTCCGACCTGCCAGTAAAATCCATCGCCCAGGACCTCCAGCTCCCCAACCTCAGCACCCAGATCGCTGCGCTGGAACAGCAGCAGCCGAATCAGCAGTACGTCCACGAAGAAAAAATCCGCGCCGGCGACACCCTCGCCACCCTGCTGCGCCGCCTTGGCGTCGAAGACAGCGCAGCGGAAAACTTTATCAAGAAAGACAAGGTTGCCCGTGGCGTCATGCAGCTGAAAACCGGCAAGCGCGTGCAGGCGCAAACCGACGAGGAAGGCAATTTGCTGTGGCTGCGCGCCACCGTGGTCGACGGCAAGGATGTTCCGGTCAAGAATCTCTCCATCGTGCGCAAGGGCGACAGCTTCACGGCCGAGGAAGTGGCGGCCAAGCTCGAACGCCGCGTCGAAATGCATGCGCGCGAAATCACTTCCACCCTGTTCGCCGCCACCGACTCCAGCGCCGACGGCAGCAAGCTGCCCGACTCCGTGGTGCAGCAGATCGTAGAGATGTTCTCCACCAGCATCGACTTCCGCTCCGACCTGAAACGCGGCGACCGCTTCAACGTGGTCTACGAGACCTTCTGGCAGGATGGCGAATTCGTGCGCGCCGGCCGCATCCTGGCCGGTGAATTCACCAACCGCGGCGTGACCTACCAGTCGGTCTGGTTCGAGGACCCGGCCAGCAAGCAAGGCGGCGGTTACTACAGCTTCGACGGCAAGGCCTTGAAAAAAGCCTTCCTCAAATCGCCGCTGGAATTCTCGCGCATTTCGTCCGGCTTCTCGATGCGCGTGCATCCGCTGTCGGGCAACTGGAAACAGCACAAGGGCATCGATTTCGCCGCCGCGCAAGGCACGCCGATCCGCGCTTCCGGCGATGGCGTGATCGACTTCCAGGGCGTGCAGGGCGGCTACGGCAATCTGGTGGTGGTCAAGCACTGGAGCAATTACAGCACCGCCTACGCCCACATGAGCCGCTTCTCGAGCAATCTGCGCAAGGGCAGCAAGGTCAGCCAGGGCGATGTGATCGGCTATGTCGGTTCCACCGGCTGGTCCACCGGCGCCCACCTGCACTATGAGTTCCGCGTCGGCGGCCAGGCCCAGGATCCGACCAAGCTGAATATCACGGCCCAGGCGCCGCTGACGACGGCCGAGCTGGCGCGCTTCCGCACCGTCTCGTCCGACATGATGCACCGCTTCGCCCTGCTGCGCCCGAACGGCGGCGGCGGCACGAGCAGGGTGGCCGCCAAATAA
- the purH gene encoding bifunctional phosphoribosylaminoimidazolecarboxamide formyltransferase/IMP cyclohydrolase produces the protein MIKQALISVSDKTGVLDFARALSAMGVNILSTGGTAKLLADNGVAVTEVADYTGFPEMLDGRVKTLHPKVHGGILARRDLPEHVSKLEEHSIPTIDMVVVNLYPFQATVAKEECTLDEAIENIDIGGPAMLRSAAKNHKDVVVICDPADYGHVLAEMKTTDNAPGYVSYETRFMLAKKVYAHTAQYDGAITNYLSSLGPDRSHATRGAYPQTLNVHFEKVQDMRYGENPHQSAAFYRDLNPVAGALANYRQLQGKELSFNNIADADAAWECVKSLGGFDQAAACVIIKHANPCGVALGANAVDAYKRALQTDPTSAFGGIIAFNTVVDGAAATELAKLFVEVLIAPSFTAEALQILSAKQNVRLLEIPLGEGVNPLDLKRVGGGLLVQSADSKNVLLADLKVVTKLQPTQQQLQDLMFAWRVAKYVKSNAIVFCANNMTLGVGAGQMSRIDSARIASIKAQNAGLSLAGSVVASDAFFPFRDGLDVVVDAGATCVIHPGGSMRDQEVIDAADERGVVMVYTGTRHFRH, from the coding sequence ATGATTAAACAAGCTCTCATCTCCGTTTCCGACAAAACCGGCGTACTCGATTTCGCGCGCGCCCTGTCGGCGATGGGCGTCAACATCCTGTCCACCGGCGGCACGGCCAAACTGCTGGCCGATAACGGCGTCGCCGTGACCGAGGTGGCCGACTACACCGGCTTCCCGGAAATGCTGGACGGCCGCGTCAAGACGCTGCATCCGAAAGTCCATGGCGGCATCCTGGCCCGCCGCGACTTGCCCGAGCACGTGTCCAAGCTGGAAGAGCACAGCATTCCGACCATCGATATGGTGGTGGTGAACCTGTACCCCTTCCAGGCCACGGTGGCCAAGGAGGAATGCACGCTGGACGAAGCCATCGAGAACATCGATATCGGCGGTCCGGCCATGCTGCGTTCGGCGGCCAAGAACCACAAGGACGTGGTGGTGATCTGCGATCCAGCCGACTACGGCCATGTGCTGGCGGAGATGAAGACTACCGACAACGCCCCCGGTTATGTGAGCTATGAAACCCGCTTCATGCTGGCCAAGAAGGTGTACGCCCACACCGCCCAGTACGACGGCGCCATCACCAATTACCTGAGCAGCCTGGGCCCGGACCGTTCCCACGCCACCCGTGGCGCTTACCCGCAGACCCTGAACGTGCACTTCGAAAAAGTGCAGGATATGCGCTACGGCGAAAACCCGCACCAGAGCGCCGCTTTCTACCGCGATCTGAACCCGGTGGCCGGCGCGCTGGCGAACTACCGCCAGCTGCAGGGTAAGGAACTGTCCTTCAATAACATCGCCGACGCCGACGCCGCATGGGAATGCGTGAAGAGCCTGGGCGGCTTCGACCAGGCCGCGGCCTGCGTCATCATCAAACACGCCAATCCTTGCGGCGTGGCCCTGGGCGCGAACGCGGTGGACGCTTACAAGCGCGCGCTGCAGACCGACCCGACGTCGGCCTTCGGCGGCATCATCGCCTTCAACACCGTGGTCGATGGCGCGGCGGCGACCGAGCTGGCCAAACTGTTCGTGGAAGTGCTGATCGCGCCGTCCTTCACGGCCGAAGCGCTGCAGATCCTGTCGGCCAAGCAGAACGTGCGCCTGCTGGAAATCCCGCTGGGCGAGGGCGTCAACCCGCTCGACCTGAAACGCGTGGGCGGCGGCCTGCTGGTGCAGTCGGCTGATTCGAAAAACGTGTTGCTGGCCGACCTGAAAGTCGTGACCAAGCTGCAGCCTACCCAGCAGCAGCTGCAGGACCTGATGTTCGCCTGGCGCGTGGCCAAGTACGTGAAGTCGAACGCCATCGTCTTCTGCGCCAACAATATGACCCTGGGCGTGGGCGCCGGCCAGATGAGCCGCATCGACTCCGCGCGCATCGCCTCGATCAAGGCGCAGAACGCCGGCCTGTCGCTGGCCGGTTCGGTGGTGGCATCGGACGCCTTCTTCCCCTTCCGCGACGGCCTCGATGTGGTGGTCGATGCGGGCGCGACCTGCGTCATCCATCCGGGCGGCTCCATGCGCGACCAGGAAGTGATCGACGCCGCCGACGAGCGCGGCGTGGTGATGGTCTACACCGGCACCCGCCACTTCCGCCACTGA
- a CDS encoding helix-turn-helix domain-containing protein produces the protein MSKESIQEVVQKSLEDYFNDLGEQQASNIYDMVVLTVEKPILEVVMTRADGNQSHAAQMLGINRNTLRKKLQEHGLL, from the coding sequence ATGAGCAAAGAAAGTATCCAGGAAGTCGTCCAGAAGAGCCTTGAAGACTATTTCAATGACCTGGGCGAGCAGCAGGCCTCGAATATCTACGATATGGTCGTGCTGACGGTCGAGAAGCCCATCCTCGAAGTGGTGATGACGCGCGCGGACGGCAACCAGTCGCATGCCGCCCAGATGCTCGGCATTAATCGCAATACTTTGCGAAAGAAATTACAGGAACACGGCCTGCTGTAA
- a CDS encoding YbhB/YbcL family Raf kinase inhibitor-like protein, which translates to MKLWSESFKDGDPIPGEFAFAVADPAQHARLSSNLNPHLAWDEVPPGTASLALFCIDGDAPQDGSDVNRDDLVLPVEVPRGDFFHWTLIDIPPGVTALAAGQFSSGVTAQGKPGPAIADGGQPWRQGLNDYTAWFAADAAMAGDYYGYDGPCPPWNDMRVHHYVFRLYALDIPRLELEGRFAGPDALRAMHGHILDEAQWIGTYTLYSALAKK; encoded by the coding sequence ATGAAACTCTGGAGCGAATCGTTCAAGGATGGCGATCCCATCCCCGGCGAGTTTGCCTTTGCGGTGGCGGACCCGGCGCAGCATGCGCGCCTGTCCAGCAACCTCAACCCGCACCTGGCCTGGGACGAGGTGCCGCCCGGCACCGCCTCGCTGGCCCTGTTCTGCATCGACGGCGACGCGCCGCAGGATGGCAGCGACGTCAATCGCGACGACCTGGTGCTGCCGGTGGAAGTGCCGCGCGGCGACTTTTTCCACTGGACTCTGATCGATATCCCGCCCGGCGTGACGGCGCTGGCTGCCGGCCAGTTTTCCAGCGGCGTGACGGCGCAGGGCAAGCCTGGCCCGGCCATCGCCGACGGCGGCCAGCCCTGGCGCCAGGGCTTGAACGACTACACCGCCTGGTTCGCCGCCGACGCCGCGATGGCGGGCGACTACTATGGCTATGACGGCCCCTGTCCGCCATGGAACGATATGCGCGTGCACCATTATGTTTTCCGCCTGTACGCCCTGGATATTCCGCGCCTGGAGCTGGAAGGACGCTTCGCCGGCCCCGACGCGCTGCGCGCCATGCACGGCCATATCCTCGATGAAGCCCAATGGATCGGCACTTACACCCTGTATTCGGCCTTGGCCAAGAAATAA